ctgatctatgatgggttttgaatccaccattttgaagtcgtggaattttgagaccacatacttctggcagccagcgtcctcacctctgtacttcttgtccagtgatctccatagctctttcgccgtggggatctcacagtagacacagtacaatgggtcaatgagacAACCCAAAATGTAACATTTGCAGATGAAGTTGGAGtgcacccatatgtcaacagttgcgagactgtgaacatcatcaatcccgtaaGGAATAAGGGACTTGTCCTCCTGGATGAACTTgtccagcttcatcgttgtcaggaagaacatcttcttcttctgccacgttttgaagcctttgccatcaaacttgtctggcatcagtccttgagtgaacaCGCTAGGGACAGATGGAGGAGTTTGAGctgccaccggaccacttgCGGTTGCTGAAActgaacccgtctgataaagaccagTACCAAATAGGCTAcggcgagtggtttcatcagcagcatttcCCGCAGAGAGGATAGTGCTTGTTGTTGCTGCAGCGGTTGACGCTGTGATGTTTCCGGCGGTTGTCAAGCCAGTTGCATCAGTTCCTGCAACGTTGATTGGAGTCTGGATGACATTCGTGGTGTCAGCGGGGGTGTTGTCATTCGTCATTGTTTTTTCCTATAGAGAAAAAACATGAAGGCGAATCAGTACTCCATTCAACacataacatattatttttaagaaaataatagttCAAAATCGATGgtcatttttggtgtttgaaccaaaCCATATCGATATTAGTCTagaaaaacgttttgcaaactcGCTTAGAAAAGCGTTCGCAGAAACCGTTTTGTATAGACTTAAAGTGTTTCATAAACTCGCTTAAGGAAACGGTTATGAAAAATGATTCATGTATAGAACGTTTTGATTAATAATGTATCTAAAACGTTTTGCGGAAGATGCTATAAGAAAATCGCAAACCCGTTTACCGAAGATCtaagaaacgtttcgcggataagcatatagcaaatcgcaaacatcgtTATGAGATAAGTAAGAAACGTATATCAATAAACGTTTTCGCGGTAGTGCTACAGAGCAAAATGCAAACCGTTATGAGATAAGTAAGAAACGTTTCGCGTAAGTGCTACagagcaaatcgcaaacatcgtTCCAAAATACGTTAACAAATCCTTGTTAAACCGTTTCATAAGACCGTTTTTCAATCCGATCAAATGCTTTAGATAGAAAGCGATTTagagttaagattgtagaagCCGGATAACCGGACTGAAATAAACGATATAATAAAAGCGATATATTAAGGAAATAAACGATTGTAAAGAGCGAATACAAGAatgataagaaatcgtattcgctaatgaacatggagtcgagatataatCTCTTTCCGTAACTcttaatattcgctccgttagtgagacagAACTGTACGAATAccgagtcccaggatacaaccatagCTGACAAATCACGCTTCACTGGTGATCGCCCTATCGGattataaactctacgaaataCTCTCGTATTTAAGACTTACGCTAAAGAATTTTTGCTGTTGGTTTCGATGTGAAAAAGTTAAGAAATGAAGAAAGAGGAGAGACGATATTTAAAGAGACGGAGAAGacccacttcccgcaacagctgcatcacgtgggcgagaatctcgcggagatcgagggaagttgagttccgaaaattcttcctcaagactctctcttatctcgtttaaaactttcgagaggataaaatgcatgatgtttttttattttctagacaaactacttgtcgttttaaataaaattgcatGCTGTTTTTTCCCGAACTAAATGGCAAAACGTTACTAAATGACAAAACGTTTAgtttaacttggtccaaaaaaaaaaaaattcttcattGGACCAGAGGCCCTACACCAAAACCCAGACCATCCGGACGGCGCACGCATGGAAAGCATTTCTCTCTCACCAAGCGATTTACACCCATGTAGCACATGAGCATATTTATACTGCTTGAAAATTAGTCACACAAGCGATGTGAAACTTTACTACTTCTCCTTCATTTAACAAAGAGGCCTCTGAATGGGCCATTATATTCATGTTATAAACCAAGTGGTGATCGACCCATATCAGGCCCAAACTGTCCGGCCCATCAGCTATCCATCCGGCCCATCAGCTATCCATCCGGCCCATTCGCTAATCACATAGGCGAATGAGAGTTTACATTTATCTATACTTGATGTTTATCCTTTTCTATATGTATTTAGGATAAGCACTATTTCCTATTCCTATTaggaatattatttctttttctcttaTGACGGTCTAAATAAGACggtctaatacttgtataaatatAGACCTCTGGTCATGAGTAATAATAAGCTTTCACAGCAtctcttttataacacgttatcagcacgatagcctctaacccTAAGCCCCCACGAAATTCCTTAAACTCAGCCGAATATCACAAAACCCTAATTCCGGCGGAACTTCAAAGAGAtcgttctcccaaaccgtgaggacccagaCGACGAGcaatatatcaaattgaagccCTCGCCGAGATGAATCAGACGCTGTAAACCGATTGTCGATCCGATCACTGACGCGCCGTCACGCTCTGCTACAGTACGCATCAccgatttgctttggaaccctaatcgtTTTCCTAACCCAAAtccgagctctctctctctcttgaagtTAGCTCTTTCTAGACGTGATCAAGTAAACCAGACGTGATCAAGTAAACCAGACGTTCTCCTTATTCCCTGTTCGTGATTCGACCAAGCAAGCAGCCCGTCCGCAACCCGACTCGAAGAATGATCAGCTCGCGGCCTCCTTCTCTCTTTGGTGGTCCAAATCTACACTCCATAAGTTTCTAAAGGTAAAACTCGAAACTTAAAAGAACCTACActgaatttggttgattgataaagatctgaaccattaaaatttgaaaaaccctaatctaggaTAATAGAAACCCTAACATATGGAACTAAGTTTTGGTTAGATTGTTTTCCTGTTAAGTTGATAGATCAATGGctgttaggattgctagaaaatTGATTGATCAGTAAGGgcattgaaaccctaaatctaaattatatgaTCCGTTTCCTTTATGATGttttgaaaatctgaaatatcaaaaACCTAAATTGATCCGActgttttgattgattgattttgatGTATCTGAGGTTTAGATTGCTAGATTAAAACCTTGAATTATCTTTGATGATTGTTTGAGTAAATAAACTGTTTAGAATCGAATTTGATCTTAAAATTGTTAAATTgctgaaaaccctaatttttctttttgcataAATCGATTGATAAACAAGTTTCCATATTGTGATTAATTGTTTGAATATCAAATGAACTGATTAGGAAAATTGCTAGTTTTGATTAAAACCATAATCTGTCCAGAATTGTGAATTTCCTTTTTGCTAAAAGTAGAaaatttctttttctacttgGTGGAAAATTTCCTTTTActgttaggattgctagagaattgctaaaattgactgattgatctgatttaattcttttgtaaagctTGATATTGATAAAATCAAACCGAAAAAATGGGCCTTGAAACCCTAATATGATTTGATGATACTTGCATTATTATTCTGATTGCTTGATCATActaaatgttttaagaaaagtaaaacataagaattaTTGACCTGGTCTCACATTGATTAAAAATCGGCCTGAATATGATTGTTGTTATGATTGATGCTTTGATTGCATTCAGATATAAAATCCGACCTCTAGGGTTGTTGCATCACAATTTTATAAGGTCGTGTGGCCTAAAGCATCATATAGACCTCACATACTTGTTTTTCTCGCACCATGGTCGAGTAGTTAATTGTTTGGTCGAGAGACTTGTGAAACCGTatgcattgattttattgaCTCGGTTACATCTTGAACTGATTAATAATATGTTTCAGATGTCAAAATTTGAGCCTTCGGAttatgctgccctaaatctctctggagataattatctagaatgggtaatgaacacttcagttgctctgaagtctagaggactcgggaaatgtatcattgaTGGCAATAATGcaattgaaagtgaaaagcatagagccataacaattatgcgctatcatctcactgaggatctGAGAGATCAGTACTTAAATATTGAGGATCCTTGTGACATTTGGACAAAAATAAATTCCAGATACTCAATGGCATTATGGCGAAAAGCCATGAATGAATGGAAGATTCTCAGGttccaggattttgaatccGTGGACGAATATAATTATGCTTTGATGAAAATCGCctatagtcttgaactatgtggtgaagtggtaacaaatgaggatttactatataaaacctattccacattccatccaaaggatTTGTTGTTATCACATAAGGTTATTTCACCACCTATAATGACTTATTGTCATGCCTATTGGCAACTGAGCAAAGAGAGCAGAAAGTTATAGATACCATTAGCAGATTTGAAaaacttcagaaaagatacattgagcaACGAAACAGTGACATGAGACCTCCTGAAGCCAATGAGGCTAAAAATGATAAGGAGGAATCCAAGGAAGCCGTGTGGAAATATATGGA
The window above is part of the Brassica napus cultivar Da-Ae chromosome C8, Da-Ae, whole genome shotgun sequence genome. Proteins encoded here:
- the LOC106418901 gene encoding uncharacterized protein LOC106418901 isoform X2; this translates as MEEKSANQPPTFAAFVIIKSFTDTRAHFRLLFVILKMLSETMLQRLVFLLIVLLIQSSFLFEISSALQEGKTCILNDNCDAGLHCETCLANNNLRPRCSRTQPINPISKVKGLPFNKYAWLTTHNSFARLGQVSKTGSVILAPTNQQDSVTSQLAMSKFEPSDYAALNLSGDNYLEWVMNTSVALKSRGLGKCIIDGNNAIESEKHRAITIMRYHLTEDLRDQYLNIEDPCDIWTKINSRYSMALWRKAMNEWKILRFQDFESVDEYNYALMKIAYSLELCGEVVTNEDLLYKTYSTFHPKDLLLSHKVISPPIMTYCHAYWQLSKESRKL